Sequence from the Amaranthus tricolor cultivar Red isolate AtriRed21 chromosome 16, ASM2621246v1, whole genome shotgun sequence genome:
ttacaattacaataaacaccttacttcactcgaagcgaaacaactaggccaactcttcactctctaattgctttactcaaagcaacaaacttagctttacaataagctaatcctctctagcttcactaaaagctatctaacttcgcccttagactcacccgagtctaattacataaactctcaaaatcccttacaaaaaggatagaaattctctaaaataaatcaaagagttgcacaagtaaatattatgaattaattggcaatttaaaagcacaaaatattacttgtagaatttcaaaatcaaacgcacaaaaattatttttctcttaaagcatgcgttAATTCTCTATTTaaaaaaccgagctagttagcttatttataataaaataaatttctaaaaatagaaaaatattccaacccattatccttagtcatggatcaatgaatgatgctgaatgaatcacaaaacggttaatacttcagcctttgaataaatcaaacaaacggttaaggcaatcagtaaccgctatttcctgataaccgctgttccctgataaccgctgttccctaaagtagcagtttcttcagtagtaattcctgttccccaaattaatggctggaacttcatgctatatttagaaaacggtttagtaaaacggttatcttttgactaattctaaaaacggttatcttttgactaattcttagaaaatggttatttttactatttttaggaaaagattaattttattatttttcagaaaatccaaaaataattaagacatAACTgatgttcctactttttagtagatccaagtttatctcctaaaaataaggaattaatcttgaaaccaccacgtaaggaattttagaaattctttttgccaattaactttaataaactaatgcaaccaattaatttaaatacattaactaaaaaataaaagatagaatttattagctaacgcaaattgacttcagtttgggaacactgcgctgtctccaaattccaacttgctagaacatcaaacctgggaacagtagacttcctgtctccattttacatcctacgtgatatactcttctagcatctcttgaaaccttttgacatgtatattcccatgaactaagccataggtactatcaacgatcacaattaatcggatatcgacctgcacaaaatctctaaacacatatttgctaaagtgtagtcatcatcaaaactcaagaggtccatatacatatatatatatatatatatatatatatatatatatatatatatatatatatatatatatatatatatatatatatatatatatatatatatatatatatatatatatatatatatatatatatatatatgtatatatatatctatatatatatatatatatatatatatatatatatatatatatatatatatatatatatatatatatatatatatatatatatatatatgtatatatatatatatatatatatatatatatatatgtatatatatatatatatatatatatatatatatatatatatatatatatatatatatatatatatatatatagatatatatatacatatataatatatatatatatatatatatatatatatatatatatatatatatatatacatatataatatatatatatatatatatatatatatatatatatatatatatatatatattatatatatatgtatatatatattatatatatatgtatatatatatatatatatatatatatatatatatatatatatatatatatatatataacacttaattaaatcaaattggtaaaataattaatattacgtacgcattcaacaacgctttgaattttgtgttgcgaggcgggttttgaggttttttgtaatgagtcaaagacgtgcacagtgttcgttaaaggacatatgaccaaaagtatccaatgcaaactacaaacgcaaatttaaaatcaacaaattagagattaggtgactttaaaaatcaaaagataagttcaatttcaaaaataaaacttgctcaTTCCGATataacacacaatcattcggacacgaatgaatcttctggtactctaagccgaaaggacacatgagctttttggcataatatgttgactttCATTTctctcaggaagcatctcacctaacgcttctaataacattgtgaaactagcgtcactccaattgaactctgacttaatgttgaaaattgtcaacactgctgttagtttggtgaactttgtaaatccagggtacaaaggcttttgagaagcctctgtcaacaagtcaaaaacacgagaacgttttcctaactcatcctcgactccctccatcatctcataaacatgatccacatcctcatcgacattctcttcatctgtctcatacccatcaacatgatctactacatcctcattgacatcggccacattattgacgtcctcaacaacacttttctctttgtaaactctctcctcaccatgccaaacccaaacatgatattgagccctaaacccacgtcgaagtatgtgctccctaaagatatcaacactatctacctttgatacattgccacaactgacacatgggcaataaaaaccaactcccccgtcctaacttgatgttcaaccgcaatactacaaaattctaatacgccatcaatatattccgacgattcaatgcttacATACATCCAAGattgatcttttgtcatcctaattagtgtgattaatttattcaaaacaaaactaatacacaacttttaaacatatatacttatttataacaaacatatttaacccaaaaaatatatactttgaataattaacattgtataaccttagaaatataacattcaaaatataaataataaaattaaatcatttaaccttagaaatataagtattctaattctaataattaaagacaagtataacaacaaatcacatttttaacaaaatatgcaaatatttaacaaaccacacacaaaccacattcacaaataattattaaatatgcaaataattaattaacaaagcacatttttaactaaactactaaattacaagtgaaacaataaaaatataaacttgcaaatttacaaaacaaatagaaattaccttgatttcgtgggttatgtaataatctacaaagaaaaaaaaaataattaacactaattttcataattcgtATGCAATAAAAGAATAATTCTTATGTAGTAGAAGAATAATTCGTATGCAAAGcacattaaaaagagaaatataataataattcatatgCAGTAGATTTTTAAAGCAGTATTAGatgaacaagacctttaagATTTGAAGGTTTTTCATATGCAGTagattaacaaaccacattttaaaggtttttcgtatgtattgaaattaaaaagagaaataataccttaattcttgagttttgaagatgaagaagaccaAATACCTTTGGTTacaaacggttttgaagaatgatgatgaacaacAACACAATAGAAGAACAGCAGCAAGAATTTACGTTTGTGAACAAGAAGTTTGATTTctagaatgatgatgaataagaaacgaacacaaatcttgatgcttaatcttatacgtttgtgaagatgaagaagaggaacaaagcaaatgaagatgaagatgaagcgtttttttcaatgggttcgtttgagagaacaaagcaaAGTGTACTGTATACGTATTTGTGAAGGGTTTTGTGAGaaaagaaactggcgggtttttaattaaattaatgcccaacggtcatttgctgcggttcaaagtaaaccggagcaattaaaaaatttgtgaAGGGTTATCTGCTGCGGTTCaagcaaaaccggagcaattaatatttttgtgaagagttatttgctgcggttcaagcaAAATCAGAGCAATAAATGTAttgtgaagggttatttgctgcggttcaagcaAAATCGGAGCAATTAATATATTTgtgaagagttatttgctgcggttcaagcaaaaccggagcaattaatgtattgtgaagggttatttgctgcggtcccatggaaaaccgcagcaattaatgttttttttttcctaattcattttcctatttattactgcgaatatacaaaaaccgcagcaaatgatgagcagcaaatacaattttttccactagtgtgtaTGTTTCGTAACCTAAAGATGGAGTACTATGGAAATCACACAAGTcactataaattaaatcaaGAATGTTAAAAGTTCTTTCAACTTTCTTAAAAGGAATACTAGTGATCTTATTTAACATGCAAGTACTACATTTTTGATTATCAAAGCCACACATAGGAATAATATCTAATTTACccatatatttcatactttcaTAATTTACAGGACATGTCTATTGTGCcataatacatacatatttaCATTATTGTCATAAACATGAAATAAACTATTATCTAAATATGTCTTAATATAAAGTgtaaataaattacaatttaaataaCATCTTCCAATAAATACACCACCCCTACTAATTACACATCAATCTGATTCGAATACTAATTTATATCCCATACGATTCAAGGTCAGCCCCAACACTAAATTCTTTGCAATCTTAGGAGCAAACATCACTTCCTTCAAAGTAAGACGGTTCCTCGAAATGAAATGCAGTTCAACCGAACCTTTTTCAAGAACTTGAATAGTAGAATTATTTCCCATATAGAGAAACTCATCACCATCACACTTGTGAAAGGTCTTGAACCATCTCCTATCCATACAAATGTGCCTATAGGCACCCGAATCGATGTACCATGAATCATCCTTCACAcaacaaatattataatttgttcTATTTAATTCCAAATTAGAATTAATCTTAGTTGATTGTGAAGAAATACCGTCATTCACGGGATCTTGGCTATTAGAAGCCTCACCCTTGTTACCAttctttttcttgaaaaaaaaacaatctttCTTACGATGTCCCGGTTTTCCGCAAAAACAACACCCACCAACCGTAGGTTTCTTGGAAAAATTTGTAGATTTCCCCTTGAAAGAACTCGAGCCCCTTTTCTTATTCTTCACAAGTTTAGACTTGTTTGAATTTTCTCCTACCATGTTAGTAGTAGAAACCGAGGATGGATCCTTCCCTTTCTCTTGCTCACGGATCCCAACTTCTATGAGAAGATGGGTGGCAAGTTGGGTAAGATCAATTTCctccttttttttgttttagggTACTCCTAACATCTTTCCATGATAGTGGtaatttatcaataatactAGAGACACAAAGAGTTTATCCATATTTATGTCATGCCTTTTAAGATTATCATACAACCTTTGTATCACATTAAATTGTTCCATAATAGGGCGATTATCatcaaacttaaaattattgaaattacttacaagaaaatttttgcTTAATGCATCTTTGGCCATATATTTACTTTCAAGTAAGGACCATATTTCTTGAGCGGATTCAGCATTTTTCTAAACATCAAAGAGAGTATCACTCATACAATTAAGTATGTGCCCCATATAGATAAAGTCGTCATTATCCCATTTACTTCTAGCACGAATATCCTTCAGAGTCTCATCTTCCTTTCCACTAGGCCTTAGTGTACTAATCACATAAGCAACTAttaaagtagttaagagaaaaagcatttttttttccatctcCTAAACTCATTGCCTACAAACTTGTCAAGTATGACAAAGTAGGTATTCAAATCCTGCCATATCGTAATTCAAAGAAACTGATGTTTAGATTATTGTAAAAtgttactttatttattaaataaacaataaaataaagttacaacTTTGTAGAAGAAAACAAATTACATATGACAATCAAGAACCATGCTTATGTACACCACCGAGAACTCCGAGAAACCGATCTTCAATACCGAAaaaagtaacaagaagattttgtttgaacttgatattaattctaggtgagatgctctttcctaaaacatcatttcctacctactacggtgcttgggaataAACCGGAAATATGTTCTAAGATACAAAGAGATACACTAAATTCCTATCACGGAATCTAGAAAGATGTAAGGtaaacttaaatggaagaagatacGGAACAATTACAATCGgggattgcaagttctctatgtaaagtgctcgagaagaaaagaaatcagaaattgcaTCATCAAAATAACCACACAAGCCTTTTATATTTATAGAATAGCTTACACTTTTTCACGAAGTAACATGTTAATCCATGAAACACAGGATTGATTCACGAACTAATGTCGTCTTTGAACCAAACCATCCTAATGTCGTCTTTGAACCAAACCATTCTAATATATctagttaatataaccatatttaacCGTTGGTAGTTACATTATAACTAACAAACGGATAAACTAACTTTGCAAAGAAGAATCCGCAAAACAGTGCGTAACGCGCGGGCCGCTAGTTAGGTCACGAACCGCAACCTGCTGTTTCTACAAAAAAGTAGCTTTTCCTTCTTTTCTCGCGAGCCGCGAGTTGTTTCACGATCCGTGAACACTACGTTTtgctcaaaacataaactttgcaaccttgggatattctcaaattaatttaatcaaattcattgtttaatttaattaattataatttccgatgaccattatacgctctaaGTGACAACTAAATGGTTGTTTGATTCAATAAATGTTGTATTGGTAATAccattacttaaattattatacatattattacaTATACATTGTTTCAGATGCAGAAATGGCAAAAAAATTCTATGGAGCTTGTTTTCTAATTGTAAGGACTCAAATTAACTAAAAGCTTACGTTGATGGTGGAGTCCTAGAATAATATACTCTAACGCGCCTCCTTAAACGAGTACCTTTTGGTTTAAAAGTGCAACGTAGCACTGACCCTCTTCATATCTAGCGAGAAATTTTCCTCTTAAATTTGAGGGGTGGCTGAAATCCAAACCCACAATATTTTTGTCACGttagcttctgataccatgtcaaggaaccaactctagtaaaagcttaagttgatagttGAAGCCTAGAATATGTTACATACACTAATACACCTCTTCACACAAGAGTCTTTTGGGTTAGAAGTGGAATGCTCTTTACATGCTCGTCAAGAAATTTCCACTTGAATTTAAGGGGTGTGTGAAATTCAAACCCATAATCTTTTTGTCACATTggtttctgataccatgtcaaagaaccaacttaactaaaaacttaagttgatggttgaagccAACACACCAGAGTCCTTTGGCCTAGTAGTGGGATGTAACACAAACACGCTTTATACTTAGCGAGAAATATTCAATTGAATTTGAGAGGTAGTAAAAGTTCAAACTCGTGACCTTTATATCACGTTGCTTTTAATACCACCTTAAGgaacgagagccctttgggctaggaTTGCAACGTAACAAAAGTCCTACTCATACCCAGCGAGAAATATTCCACTTGGTGGATAAGATTCAAACACATAACATTTTTCTCACATTGACTTTTGATACTATGTCAAGAAACTAActcaatcaaaattttaagctgatgattgagACCCAGGGTATCTACATCAATATGCTCCTTCATaccatattttattttacttttcaaATCTTTGAGCAATTAATTTCCCATAAAGATAATCATCCATTCCCAAATCTTCATGTCAGGATATTAGTGTATGAAGTTTTAGAACATACATTCATTCATATTTACTGAAAAAACATGCTGTTCATAGAGTACTATCCATTTCCATACAAAACTTAGTAAACATATTACACAAAAACTTAAGAATTCTTTTACTTTTCTCCTTAGTGAAGCATGtcataaattttatgaataacTATATGCAGAGTAACCCATGTAGTTCACTCTAGGCCTAATGTTGTGTTGATTATAGACAGGATCACTATAATCAACAGCTTTGATCACCATTGCCTCACGCCTTCCATCTTGTTGTTGAACTGCCCCGAACACAATCTCACTCTTTTCAGACCCTTTCTCACTAGACGTCTTTGCTTTACACGACTCGACGTTTTTCTGCTTTTGCTTCTGCttctgctgctgctgctgttgcTGCTGTTCTTTCTGCACGACTTCTTGAGGCTTAATCTTGGCGGGATGCTGCTGAAACTCAGCATCCCGCCCTTCAAAACAAGCCTGGCTTTGTATAACCTGTGGTTCGGGATATGGTTTTCGTACAATAGGAGTCCTCATTTCTAGTCCCGGAATTTCATCCTCTTCTCTTATGACATAACCATTGTGCATAGGCCAAGCATGATTAGGATGTCGATTTAGGTGCTGAAAATATCGTAAGTCATGATGGCGCGGTTTCTTCTTCCTGAAGCCTAAGGATAATAAACCAACTAAAACTTCAGCAACAGAGGAAGTTGCATTGATTATTAGTCtcccaaatgagaaaaataAGCCTTCATCCTCTTCTTCATATTCATCTTGTGGTGGCATTAGTGTAGGCTTTACTACTATTGGAGGTCTCTGATATCCTGGTGTTATAGCATGATTGTTATTCATTTTCATCCTTGGATCCTGATGGAGAATTAGATAACAATTAAATGATAACTAAATTCAACTTATCTGAACTTATTTGAACTAGTTAGATACTCGAGCAATGTAGTCGAAACAACaatacttgatttttttttttttttttttgaaatacaCAATAATTTTCTAGTCGCTTTTAAAGTCGCAAAAACTCATAAATGAGAAGTTCTCACAATGAAATTATCTATATTGGGTTGACTCAATGTACACTTatcttcttaaagtaaatacttataaccttaaaataatcacttacaattttagattgattactttttatagtcaatcacttataaccttaaaatgatcacttacaacccgaaagtgatcaattagagaacTTGACTAATTATATGGACTTGTCTCATAGTGAGACAGTCTTATACGAGACTTTCTGTTAATGCTATAgttttatgaggttttaaggCCTAAAAACATTTGATTGAATTATATCAAAAGTAACTTATAATTTAGTTATCTAATATTTAAAGGTCCCTTAATTTAAGGGGCCTTGTAGTCAAACACCTTGCACATGCTTTGAACATACTATGCTCTTTTTACATTGGAATTTATAACCATAAATGAAATAAAGTAACatattaaattcttaatctaacGTTATATCATTGTATTAATAATAAGTGGCTTCTTCTTAGGCGGGGTTTGGATTTACATGTGTAACCTTACTCATGTATAATAAAGCGGTCATTTTAAATTGACCTTTAATCGCAAACATCATCTATAACTTGACATAAACAAGAAACCCAAATGATATAATAAGCAATTTTACATTAGTCTATTAGTCCAGCGAAATTTCTTACTCTCTTGGTAGAAAATAAGGCTTGTACTCTCTGTTTAAGCAAGGCCAGCATATAACCAAAAAAAGCAGCCACAACAAGTACTGCACCACCTGAATGATGGAAAAGATACTCTCTATTTTTGTTAACTTGTATAAGATATTGATTCTATGTTTAAAATTAGgctaaaattttgtaaaaaatacctaaaaataAGTTTTCTTCATGTTGCTCATCTTGGACTGGTGGCTGCTCATAAGAACAATCAACATCATTGAGTTGGATTTCTCGGATGGCTTGGTTTCCTCTGTCTGTGACTAGAAGTGAGCATCGGCTTCTTACATAAGTCACGTCGAAATCATCGGAGAATTTCGCATCTTCATTACTTCCATCCATATGAGCTCCTCCATGGCTCCATTTACCCCCAGCTATAGTAGTAATTCCTTAAACAATGCATAAGATGTTCAAGAAATGTTCAAAATGATTTAAAGGCACACTAATGAACTTGAATAATATCGCAATCTATTTGCATAAGCTCATGTATTTATTATGCGTTTCAAAGATAGGAGAGTATGAAAGCTCAATACAAACTCAAGAAAAGTTGAAATCATTCATTGAAGGTTCTTTACCTATCAAAACAAATGCCTAAGGTTTGGTTTGGATACTATTACACCAAACTTTAGGGTCCAAAATTCATCTACTATAATATGTCCTGTAACTATG
This genomic interval carries:
- the LOC130802708 gene encoding uncharacterized protein LOC130802708 encodes the protein MFTKPKWFISFLIVMILFNDISFVSASPPAKIVAGVVTNVASTIFKWLWSLRTPVINTEKGITSRSLMKFEAGYRVETVFDGNKVGIEPYSVEMSPTGELLILDSANSNLYKISAPFSRSHSRPKLVAGSAEGYTGHVDGKLREARMYSPKAFTLDDSGNIYIADTMNMAIRKITDTGITTIAGGKWSHGGAHMDGSNEDAKFSDDFDVTYVRSRCSLLVTDRGNQAIREIQLNDVDCSYEQPPVQDEQHEENLFLGGAVLVVAAFFGYMLALLKQRVQALFSTKRDPRMKMNNNHAITPGYQRPPIVVKPTLMPPQDEYEEEDEGLFFSFGRLIINATSSVAEVLVGLLSLGFRKKKPRHHDLRYFQHLNRHPNHAWPMHNGYVIREEDEIPGLEMRTPIVRKPYPEPQVIQSQACFEGRDAEFQQHPAKIKPQEVVQKEQQQQQQQQKQKQKQKNVESCKAKTSSEKGSEKSEIVFGAVQQQDGRREAMVIKAVDYSDPVYNQHNIRPRVNYMGYSAYSYS